The proteins below are encoded in one region of Microbacterium pygmaeum:
- a CDS encoding MarR family winged helix-turn-helix transcriptional regulator: protein MPDVPDDEVDLLIDAWSRRLPTADLTPLDVMSRLRRVSIRLSKLRAGAFATAGLAAWEFDVLAALRRTDPPHELSPAQLIDQTMIGSAAMTNRLGNLSERGLIDREPNPRDGRSVIIRLTAAGAERADAAMLELVDRERLALGVLSADEVATLARLLRPLMDGR from the coding sequence ATGCCCGATGTGCCGGATGACGAAGTCGATCTGCTGATCGACGCGTGGTCACGGCGTCTGCCGACGGCCGATCTGACGCCGCTCGATGTGATGTCGAGGCTGCGCCGGGTATCGATCCGGCTGTCCAAGCTGCGCGCCGGCGCCTTCGCGACGGCGGGGCTGGCGGCCTGGGAGTTCGACGTCCTCGCCGCCTTGCGGCGCACCGATCCGCCGCACGAGCTGAGTCCCGCGCAGCTGATCGATCAGACCATGATCGGCAGCGCCGCCATGACGAATCGACTGGGGAACCTCTCGGAGCGTGGACTGATCGATCGCGAGCCGAACCCGCGCGACGGGCGGAGCGTGATCATCCGGCTGACCGCCGCAGGTGCTGAGCGGGCGGATGCCGCGATGCTCGAACTCGTCGATCGCGAGCGATTGGCGCTGGGGGTGCTGAGCGCGGATGAGGTCGCCACCCTCGCCCGCCTGCTGCGTCCGCTGATGGACGGGCGCTGA
- a CDS encoding GNAT family N-acetyltransferase produces MPDSHASERIQPSEDITLAAIQPSDAGELLTVQRAAFASESIIYDDPAMPPMVQTLDELEAELQTAKGWVARANGRLVGAIRVREDDGLLLIGRIAIAPDMQGSGIGRALLEAAEEATDASVAELFTGSLSEANIRLYESCGYRESQRIDGDVYMRKQLS; encoded by the coding sequence GTGCCGGACAGTCACGCCAGCGAGCGCATCCAACCCTCCGAGGACATCACCCTCGCCGCCATCCAGCCCTCCGACGCCGGCGAGTTGCTCACGGTGCAGCGCGCCGCGTTCGCGTCGGAGTCGATCATCTACGACGATCCGGCGATGCCGCCGATGGTGCAGACGCTCGACGAGCTCGAGGCGGAGCTGCAGACCGCGAAGGGCTGGGTCGCGCGCGCGAACGGGAGGCTCGTCGGCGCGATCCGGGTGCGGGAGGACGACGGACTGCTCCTGATCGGCAGGATCGCGATCGCCCCCGACATGCAGGGCTCGGGCATCGGCCGCGCGCTGCTGGAGGCCGCAGAGGAGGCGACCGACGCGAGCGTGGCCGAACTGTTCACCGGCAGTCTCAGCGAGGCGAACATCCGGCTCTACGAGAGCTGCGGCTACCGCGAGTCCCAGCGCATCGACGGCGACGTCTACATGCGCAAGCAGCTCAGCTGA
- a CDS encoding DUF222 domain-containing protein yields the protein MTDREVVATLAAAGRLLRSAEAVLVDATAHVMDRSDVGVAEKLTTAFGCRSVNELVQRTTRGSKVSASDLIRAARVTRRPVAPSSGEVLPAELPRMRDALGAGAVGVDGVVAVAVALAGCPGGMVGVLAADEELAACSRGEGADAAPPPCADELRQMACVWAMFLDQDGAEPRETRALRKRGITVGPCVDGLHAVRGHVLPEVAVQLRLGFDSVLNPKVEAVPAVGVPVFTTTDVETDEPLPGEADRRTRAQKQHDALAMILAAAARSLPTLGGAAPTLVVSVREEDLASGRGSAHIGGCDEPVSLSVARHVACAGAVQKVVFDAAGRCA from the coding sequence TTGACCGACCGCGAGGTGGTCGCGACGTTGGCGGCTGCCGGTCGCCTGCTGCGGTCTGCGGAGGCGGTGCTGGTGGATGCGACCGCGCACGTGATGGACCGCTCCGACGTCGGGGTCGCCGAGAAGCTGACCACCGCGTTCGGATGCCGGTCGGTCAACGAGCTGGTGCAGCGCACCACCCGCGGCTCGAAGGTGTCCGCGTCGGACCTGATCCGCGCTGCGCGGGTGACACGCCGCCCGGTCGCGCCGTCCAGCGGAGAGGTGCTGCCGGCCGAGCTGCCGCGGATGCGGGACGCTCTCGGGGCCGGGGCGGTCGGGGTCGATGGTGTCGTGGCGGTGGCCGTCGCGCTCGCGGGGTGTCCCGGCGGGATGGTCGGTGTCCTGGCTGCGGATGAGGAGCTGGCCGCGTGCTCGCGCGGCGAGGGTGCGGATGCCGCCCCGCCGCCGTGCGCGGATGAGTTGCGGCAGATGGCGTGCGTATGGGCGATGTTCCTGGACCAGGACGGGGCCGAGCCCCGCGAGACGCGCGCGCTGCGCAAACGAGGCATCACGGTCGGGCCGTGCGTGGATGGGCTGCACGCCGTGCGCGGACACGTACTCCCCGAAGTCGCCGTGCAGTTGCGGCTCGGGTTCGACAGCGTGCTGAACCCGAAGGTCGAAGCGGTCCCCGCCGTGGGCGTGCCGGTGTTCACGACGACCGATGTCGAGACGGACGAGCCGTTGCCGGGGGAGGCGGACCGGCGCACGCGAGCGCAGAAGCAGCATGACGCGTTGGCGATGATCCTGGCGGCCGCTGCCCGGTCGCTGCCGACGCTGGGTGGGGCGGCGCCGACACTGGTGGTCTCCGTGCGGGAAGAAGATCTCGCCAGCGGCCGCGGCTCCGCGCATATCGGTGGATGCGACGAGCCGGTCTCCCTGAGCGTGGCCCGGCATGTCGCGTGCGCTGGGGCCGTGCAGAAGGTCGTCTTCGATGCGGCTGGGCGGTGCGCATGA
- a CDS encoding helix-turn-helix transcriptional regulator — protein sequence MSLLQARRDWPGALLADRLEISARTVRRDVDRLRELGYRIRAFKGPDGGYRLDAGSELPPLLFDDGQAVALAVALQSASVGGGFEEDALRALTTVRQVMPERLRHRIDVLRITAVEAERGGAESPVDARVLLTLAAAVRDQEVLRFDYGSPTASGAADDAPGPARRAEPHGLVSHAGRWYLVAWDLDRDDWSTFRVDRVRPRSHTGGTFTRRKIPGGDLAAFVSARFKGSRGGEGWPCEGSVVLRVAASEVIPYVREGDVEPIGADRCRVRLGSWSWTSLAASFGRFDAAVDDAQPAALRHAFAALARRFEAASA from the coding sequence ATGTCGCTGCTGCAGGCGCGACGGGACTGGCCGGGCGCCCTCTTGGCCGATCGTCTGGAGATCAGCGCCCGTACGGTCCGCCGCGACGTCGATCGGCTCCGCGAACTCGGGTACCGCATCCGCGCGTTCAAGGGTCCCGACGGCGGCTACCGTCTGGACGCGGGTTCTGAACTGCCGCCCCTGCTGTTCGACGACGGTCAGGCGGTGGCGTTGGCCGTCGCCCTGCAGTCCGCGAGCGTCGGCGGCGGTTTCGAGGAGGACGCCCTTCGTGCGCTGACGACGGTGCGACAGGTGATGCCGGAGCGGCTGCGGCATCGGATCGATGTGCTCCGCATCACAGCGGTGGAGGCCGAGCGCGGCGGAGCGGAGTCGCCGGTCGATGCGCGTGTGCTCCTCACGCTCGCCGCCGCTGTCCGCGACCAGGAGGTCCTCCGCTTCGACTACGGATCGCCGACAGCTTCAGGTGCCGCCGATGACGCACCGGGTCCGGCACGGCGGGCCGAGCCGCACGGTCTGGTCTCGCACGCTGGACGCTGGTACCTCGTCGCGTGGGATCTCGATCGAGACGACTGGTCGACGTTCCGGGTGGATCGGGTGCGCCCACGATCGCACACCGGCGGCACGTTCACGCGGCGGAAGATTCCCGGTGGAGACCTGGCGGCGTTCGTCTCGGCACGCTTCAAGGGATCGAGGGGTGGCGAGGGCTGGCCGTGCGAGGGCAGTGTCGTGCTGCGGGTCGCCGCGAGCGAGGTGATCCCGTACGTGAGAGAGGGCGATGTCGAGCCGATCGGCGCTGATCGATGCCGCGTGCGGCTGGGGTCGTGGTCGTGGACGTCGCTGGCGGCGTCGTTCGGACGATTCGACGCGGCAGTCGACGACGCCCAGCCGGCGGCGCTGCGGCACGCGTTCGCCGCGCTCGCGCGGAGATTCGAGGCAGCCTCGGCGTAG
- a CDS encoding VOC family protein — MTVNVTPHLNFRGDARAALEFYQQALGGHIAVVTYQDAGADPAAASANEIMWGQVASESGIRVMAYDVPAHLPYDQGVNSVFVSVRCTDEAEITSFWNGLSDGAEILQDLGASAWSPMYGMLRDRFGIVWVLDIEVPYSA; from the coding sequence ATGACCGTCAACGTCACCCCCCACCTCAACTTCCGCGGCGACGCCCGCGCCGCGCTCGAGTTCTATCAGCAGGCGCTCGGCGGACACATCGCCGTCGTGACCTATCAGGATGCCGGTGCAGACCCTGCCGCCGCGTCGGCGAACGAGATCATGTGGGGTCAGGTCGCGTCGGAATCCGGCATCCGCGTCATGGCGTATGACGTGCCGGCGCACCTTCCGTACGACCAGGGCGTGAACTCGGTGTTCGTCTCGGTCCGCTGTACCGACGAGGCTGAGATCACGTCGTTCTGGAACGGTCTGAGCGACGGCGCGGAGATCCTGCAGGATCTGGGTGCGTCGGCGTGGTCGCCGATGTATGGGATGCTGCGCGACCGCTTCGGGATCGTCTGGGTCCTGGACATCGAGGTTCCCTACAGCGCGTGA
- a CDS encoding glycoside hydrolase family 30 protein produces MSNDAAASGIRWIITTQRSAWQDAEAPEFGPITDMPDVFVRTDAPQQVIEGFGASFNELGWTSLGVLDQNQRDEIFRELFAPGVGAGLSLCRMPLGANDFSRDWYSYDEVDDDFALDHFSIDNDLETLVPFIRAAQAQQPDLALWASPWSPPSWMKRNGHYAGALPNPFMNNVENGLRTDQVGQEGTDMFRLDEPHLEAYARYFGRFIDEYRALGIPIGMVMPQNEFNSAQVFPSCTWTPDGFAQLLRHLGPQMQARDVDIFLGTLERPDDRLLGDVLSDASVADHVSGLGVQWEGKRAVAALHRLHPELRIYQTEQECGDGLNDWRHARHAWSLMKQFLTNGANAYMYWNISLLEGGRSRWGWTQNSLVVVDPDDATYRWSYEYQVFKHVSAFVTPGARALECLSYSGFANQLAFLNEDDSIVLVMQNDLSEDMPVRVLIGDQVLTPTLPADSFSTFVIPAGE; encoded by the coding sequence ATGAGCAACGACGCCGCAGCATCCGGAATCCGCTGGATCATCACCACGCAGCGATCCGCGTGGCAGGACGCCGAGGCACCGGAGTTCGGACCGATCACCGACATGCCCGATGTGTTCGTGCGCACCGACGCTCCGCAGCAGGTCATCGAGGGGTTCGGCGCCAGCTTCAACGAGCTCGGATGGACCTCCCTCGGCGTGCTGGATCAGAACCAGCGCGATGAGATCTTCCGCGAGCTGTTCGCCCCCGGCGTGGGTGCCGGCCTCTCCCTCTGCCGGATGCCGTTGGGCGCGAACGATTTCTCGCGCGACTGGTACTCGTACGACGAAGTCGACGACGACTTCGCGTTGGATCACTTCAGCATCGACAACGATCTCGAGACGTTGGTGCCGTTCATCCGCGCCGCCCAGGCGCAGCAGCCCGATCTCGCGCTGTGGGCGTCGCCCTGGAGTCCGCCGAGCTGGATGAAGCGCAATGGTCACTACGCCGGCGCGCTGCCGAACCCGTTCATGAACAATGTCGAGAACGGACTCCGCACGGACCAGGTCGGGCAGGAGGGGACCGACATGTTCCGCCTCGACGAGCCGCACCTCGAGGCGTACGCCCGATACTTCGGGCGGTTCATCGACGAATACCGTGCGCTCGGCATCCCGATCGGCATGGTCATGCCGCAGAACGAGTTCAACTCGGCACAGGTGTTCCCCAGCTGCACGTGGACGCCCGACGGCTTCGCGCAGCTGCTGCGTCACCTCGGGCCGCAGATGCAGGCGCGCGACGTTGACATCTTCCTCGGCACGCTGGAGCGGCCCGATGATCGGCTGCTCGGTGACGTCCTGTCAGACGCCTCCGTCGCCGATCACGTCTCGGGGCTCGGCGTGCAGTGGGAGGGCAAGCGCGCGGTCGCGGCCCTGCACCGCCTGCACCCGGAGCTGCGGATCTATCAGACCGAGCAGGAGTGCGGTGACGGGCTCAACGACTGGCGCCACGCCCGCCACGCGTGGTCCCTGATGAAGCAGTTCCTCACCAACGGCGCGAACGCCTACATGTACTGGAACATCTCGCTCCTGGAAGGTGGCCGCAGCCGGTGGGGCTGGACGCAGAACTCGCTCGTCGTGGTCGACCCCGACGACGCGACCTATCGCTGGTCGTACGAGTACCAGGTGTTCAAGCACGTCAGCGCCTTCGTCACGCCGGGTGCGCGGGCGCTCGAGTGCCTCTCGTATTCCGGCTTCGCGAATCAGCTGGCGTTCCTCAACGAGGACGACAGCATCGTGCTGGTCATGCAGAACGATCTCAGTGAGGACATGCCGGTGCGCGTGCTGATCGGCGACCAGGTGCTCACGCCGACGCTGCCCGCCGATTCATTCAGCACGTTCGTGATCCCTGCCGGCGAGTAG
- a CDS encoding Gfo/Idh/MocA family protein, whose product MAEYAPVGSGPVGVGLIGAGNISDTYLENLNSFPDIEVLIVGDLLTDRAEEQADKHGIPASGSAADVLAHPGVEIVINITTPASHVEISSAAIAAGKHVWSEKPIGITRESAKALLEQADAAGLRVGIAPDTVLGPGVQTAKRAIERGDIGVPLFAQTGMQYQGPEVFHPNPGFLFAEGAGPLFDMGPYYFTTLVSILGPVAAVAALGLKASEEREILVGDLAGTMFPVEVPSTINVLAAFEGGAQSQSLLSFDSPLLRQGVVEISGTEGTIVLPDPNTFSGRTAIIHPFGNRGADPGTGGDREQEWVEVVEEGVVTGRGLGALDMARAIRTGRAHRATGELGYHVLDTMMSASESAASGQFVTVESTVDPIAAMPVDFDPFERTL is encoded by the coding sequence ATGGCGGAGTACGCACCCGTCGGATCGGGCCCGGTCGGCGTCGGCCTCATCGGGGCCGGGAACATCAGCGACACCTACCTGGAGAATCTGAACAGCTTCCCGGACATCGAGGTGCTGATCGTCGGCGACCTGCTGACCGACCGCGCCGAGGAGCAGGCCGACAAGCACGGCATCCCGGCATCCGGCTCGGCCGCGGATGTGCTCGCGCACCCCGGTGTCGAGATCGTGATCAACATCACCACTCCCGCCTCGCACGTCGAGATCTCCTCCGCGGCGATCGCCGCGGGCAAGCATGTCTGGAGCGAGAAGCCGATCGGCATCACGCGGGAGAGCGCGAAGGCACTGCTCGAACAGGCGGATGCTGCGGGCCTGCGGGTCGGCATCGCCCCCGACACCGTGCTCGGCCCGGGCGTGCAGACCGCAAAACGCGCGATCGAGCGCGGCGACATCGGCGTTCCGCTGTTCGCGCAGACCGGTATGCAGTACCAGGGACCCGAGGTGTTCCACCCGAACCCCGGATTCCTGTTCGCAGAAGGTGCCGGACCGCTCTTCGACATGGGCCCGTACTACTTCACGACCCTCGTGAGCATCCTCGGTCCGGTCGCGGCCGTCGCGGCGCTGGGCCTGAAGGCCAGCGAAGAGCGTGAGATCCTCGTGGGTGATCTGGCCGGGACGATGTTCCCGGTCGAGGTCCCCTCGACGATCAACGTGCTCGCGGCATTCGAGGGCGGCGCGCAGTCGCAGTCGCTGCTGAGCTTCGACTCGCCGCTGCTGCGTCAGGGCGTCGTGGAGATCTCGGGCACCGAGGGCACCATCGTGCTCCCCGACCCGAACACGTTCAGCGGGCGCACGGCGATCATCCACCCGTTCGGCAACCGCGGCGCCGACCCGGGAACCGGCGGTGACCGCGAACAGGAATGGGTCGAGGTCGTCGAAGAGGGCGTCGTCACCGGACGCGGACTCGGAGCGCTCGACATGGCGCGCGCGATCCGCACCGGGCGCGCGCACCGCGCGACCGGCGAGCTCGGGTATCACGTGCTGGACACCATGATGTCGGCGTCCGAGTCGGCCGCATCCGGGCAGTTCGTCACGGTCGAGAGCACGGTCGATCCGATCGCCGCCATGCCGGTGGACTTCGACCCGTTCGAGCGGACGCTGTAG
- a CDS encoding sugar phosphate isomerase/epimerase family protein produces the protein MTTPAISIQLWTVRDQLEADLDGTLEKLAAIGFTNVEAFGFVSRADELAAAFARHGISSPTGHASLASGTENPFDSSIKVPTADEVFAAAKTLGMTTVIDPFVAPDRWQSIEEIQKTADALNAAAATAAEHGITVGYHNHNQEFLAEIDDRFALEVFADLLDERVVLELDVYWASAGGADIVELLQRLGDRVVALHIKDGTLEPIPSIGQVPTDQVPAGEGVVALSEALDAAANLQYAIIEFDAYSGDVWQGVTTGYEFLTARGLS, from the coding sequence ATGACCACCCCGGCAATCTCCATCCAGCTCTGGACCGTGAGAGACCAGCTCGAAGCCGATCTCGACGGCACGCTCGAGAAGCTCGCCGCCATCGGCTTCACCAACGTCGAGGCCTTCGGCTTCGTCTCCCGCGCCGACGAGCTCGCGGCCGCGTTCGCCCGCCACGGCATCTCCTCGCCGACCGGCCACGCGTCGCTCGCATCGGGCACGGAGAACCCCTTCGACTCCTCCATCAAGGTCCCCACCGCAGACGAGGTCTTCGCCGCGGCCAAGACGCTCGGCATGACCACGGTCATCGACCCGTTCGTCGCCCCGGACCGCTGGCAGAGCATCGAGGAGATCCAGAAGACCGCCGATGCCCTGAACGCCGCCGCGGCCACCGCCGCCGAGCACGGCATCACGGTCGGATACCACAACCACAACCAGGAGTTCCTGGCCGAGATCGACGACCGCTTCGCCCTCGAGGTGTTCGCAGACCTGCTCGATGAGCGCGTCGTGCTCGAGCTCGACGTCTACTGGGCATCCGCGGGCGGCGCCGACATCGTCGAGCTCCTCCAGCGTCTGGGTGACCGCGTCGTCGCCCTGCACATCAAGGACGGCACGCTCGAGCCGATCCCCTCGATCGGACAGGTTCCGACCGACCAGGTCCCCGCAGGCGAGGGCGTCGTCGCGCTGTCCGAGGCACTGGACGCCGCCGCGAACCTCCAGTACGCGATCATCGAGTTCGACGCCTACTCCGGAGATGTCTGGCAGGGCGTCACGACCGGCTACGAGTTCCTCACCGCGCGGGGTCTCAGCTGA
- a CDS encoding TetR/AcrR family transcriptional regulator — protein sequence MTDEAAAPSRPRSYAKGVARRQEILDRAIEVFADKGAEGTSLRAIAEKIGVSHAALLHYFGSREELLLEVLRESEVRHGSSRDKQEVVGTMVRAAERNVGIPGFVSLYTSMLAGSLDADRQASREYFGTRFARIRERLAQLIRDGQHAGTFRRGVDPEAMAALVIAASDGLQIQWLLEPEVDIARSLELLERILEP from the coding sequence ATGACCGACGAAGCCGCCGCGCCGAGCAGACCGCGCTCGTACGCGAAGGGGGTGGCCCGCCGGCAGGAGATCCTCGACCGGGCGATCGAAGTCTTCGCCGACAAAGGCGCGGAGGGGACGTCGCTCAGGGCGATCGCCGAGAAGATCGGTGTCTCCCACGCCGCCCTGCTGCACTACTTCGGCTCCCGGGAAGAGCTCCTGCTCGAGGTCCTCCGCGAAAGCGAGGTGCGCCACGGCAGCTCGCGCGACAAGCAGGAGGTCGTCGGCACGATGGTGCGGGCCGCCGAGCGCAACGTCGGCATCCCAGGGTTCGTCTCGCTCTACACGAGCATGCTGGCCGGGTCCCTCGACGCGGATCGGCAGGCGTCCCGGGAGTATTTCGGCACGCGATTCGCGCGGATCCGCGAGCGGCTCGCGCAGCTGATCCGCGACGGGCAGCATGCCGGCACCTTCCGTCGCGGCGTGGATCCCGAGGCGATGGCGGCACTGGTGATCGCGGCATCCGACGGCCTGCAGATCCAGTGGCTCCTCGAGCCCGAGGTCGACATCGCCCGCAGTCTGGAGCTGCTCGAGCGGATCCTGGAGCCCTAG
- a CDS encoding TetR/AcrR family transcriptional regulator, with the protein MTTGRRGARRSETARVAILAATVRLFATRGYDHLSIEGIAAEAGVAKQTIYRWWPSKGPLIAECMLEGMLLPGRFVPRDTGDVRADLAAWLDAIFGFLIDPTGESIFRSLISAAAENVEVGVRLRDSLGAASSLVERLGRGVEAGQIPPDAPLQEVSEALVGAVIVRALSRTPLAPGDPERLVDAVIGVHR; encoded by the coding sequence ATGACGACCGGTCGCCGAGGAGCACGGCGCAGCGAGACCGCGCGCGTCGCGATCCTCGCGGCGACCGTGCGCCTGTTCGCGACCCGCGGCTACGACCACCTCAGCATCGAGGGCATCGCCGCCGAAGCCGGCGTGGCGAAGCAGACGATCTACCGCTGGTGGCCGTCGAAAGGGCCACTGATCGCGGAGTGCATGCTGGAGGGGATGCTGCTGCCCGGCCGTTTCGTGCCGCGCGACACCGGCGACGTGCGGGCGGACCTGGCCGCGTGGCTCGACGCGATCTTCGGCTTCCTCATCGATCCGACCGGGGAGAGCATCTTCCGCTCCCTCATCTCCGCGGCGGCTGAGAACGTCGAGGTCGGTGTGCGGCTGCGCGACAGTCTCGGCGCCGCGTCATCGCTGGTGGAACGGCTGGGGCGCGGCGTGGAGGCCGGGCAGATTCCGCCCGACGCTCCCCTGCAGGAGGTCAGCGAGGCTTTGGTCGGGGCCGTCATCGTCCGCGCACTCAGCCGCACGCCGCTCGCGCCGGGCGACCCGGAGCGTCTCGTCGATGCGGTGATCGGCGTCCACCGCTGA
- a CDS encoding MMPL family transporter, producing the protein MAELLYRLGKFAARRVWTVIATWIVVLLVAGVGFAIGFKGLATSFDIPGTASSQVTDELAEKLPDFSGAAGTVVFSTEDGSALSADQQAAISAMVADAGDLPDVATVNDPFATERERADRAQQIEDGRAQIDDGRSQLEAGQAQLDAAQADVTAGQAQLDAARTQAEAAGAPEEQLAALDAQQAQLEAGQAQLDAQQAQIDSSTGELETQSATLEQGAELLDLAKGIRLVSEDGSTALVNIGFTEPRLELSPASKKAVVEHFTAEPIDGIEVAFSTEIAQGVPQILGVGEAIGVVIAGVVLLVMLGSIIAAALPLLTAIVGVAIGVLGVLAFSGVVQMASVTPVLGVMLGLAVGIDYSLFIINRHRKQLLQGLDVDESIGLANGTAGNAVVFAGTTVIVALLALNVTGIPFLGLMGTAGAVCVAVAVLIAISLTPALLSMVGERVLGRRARARIVRADAAPASAPAEPTRASRRERSVLRTKPIRPMSTLRSVLTIVVAIAALLVVAIPALSMRVGLPDGGSEPVESASYRAFTITEDAFGAGANSTILVTADLPSGLSDEDVVAQQLEIARSISDLDDVVAVAPIAVSDDGELAAFQVVPADGPNSVSTETLVRSLRELEPAGVDGPLGVAGQAAINIDISEGLTSILPIYLTVVVGLSLLIMIVVFRSLLVPVIATGGFILSLFATYGALVAVFQWGWFADLLGIHATGPILNFLPIILIGILFGLAMDYQLFLASGMREAYVHGSEARLAVAQGFRAGRSVVLAAGLIMIAVFGGFIFSESTIIRSLGFGLAFGILVDAFVVRMLLMPAIMHVLGRSAWWVPKWLDRILPNVDVEGAALERRHALHP; encoded by the coding sequence ATGGCCGAGCTGTTGTATCGATTGGGCAAATTCGCGGCTCGACGCGTCTGGACCGTGATCGCGACCTGGATCGTGGTCCTCCTGGTCGCGGGGGTGGGATTCGCGATCGGGTTCAAGGGGCTCGCCACGAGCTTCGACATCCCCGGTACCGCCTCGTCGCAGGTGACCGACGAACTGGCCGAGAAGCTGCCCGACTTCAGCGGCGCAGCCGGAACGGTCGTCTTCAGCACCGAAGACGGTTCCGCCCTGAGCGCCGACCAGCAGGCCGCCATCAGCGCGATGGTGGCGGATGCCGGAGACCTTCCCGACGTCGCGACCGTGAACGACCCCTTCGCGACGGAGCGGGAGCGTGCCGATCGCGCCCAGCAGATCGAGGACGGTCGCGCCCAGATCGACGACGGGCGCTCGCAGCTGGAGGCCGGACAGGCTCAGCTCGATGCCGCACAGGCCGACGTGACGGCCGGGCAGGCTCAGCTCGACGCGGCCCGCACTCAGGCGGAGGCCGCCGGCGCGCCCGAGGAGCAGCTGGCCGCTCTGGACGCGCAGCAGGCGCAGCTGGAGGCCGGACAGGCGCAGCTCGACGCCCAGCAGGCGCAGATCGACTCGTCGACCGGGGAGCTCGAGACTCAGAGCGCGACGCTCGAACAGGGCGCCGAGCTGCTCGATCTGGCGAAGGGGATCCGGCTCGTCTCCGAAGACGGTTCGACCGCGCTCGTCAACATCGGCTTCACCGAGCCGAGACTCGAGCTCTCACCCGCGTCGAAGAAGGCGGTCGTCGAGCACTTCACCGCCGAGCCGATCGACGGCATCGAGGTGGCCTTCTCCACCGAGATCGCCCAAGGCGTGCCGCAGATCCTCGGTGTCGGAGAGGCGATCGGCGTCGTCATCGCCGGCGTCGTGCTGCTGGTCATGCTCGGCAGCATCATCGCCGCTGCGCTGCCGCTGCTGACCGCGATCGTCGGCGTGGCGATCGGCGTCCTGGGCGTGCTCGCCTTCTCCGGCGTGGTGCAGATGGCCTCGGTCACCCCGGTGCTCGGTGTGATGCTGGGCTTGGCGGTCGGCATCGACTACTCGCTGTTCATCATCAACCGGCACCGCAAGCAGCTTCTGCAGGGACTCGACGTCGACGAATCCATCGGCCTGGCCAACGGCACCGCCGGCAACGCTGTCGTCTTCGCCGGCACCACGGTGATCGTCGCCCTCCTGGCACTGAATGTCACCGGCATCCCATTCCTCGGCTTGATGGGAACCGCCGGCGCCGTCTGCGTCGCCGTCGCCGTGCTGATCGCCATCAGCCTGACGCCTGCCCTCCTCAGCATGGTCGGGGAGCGCGTGCTCGGTCGCCGTGCGCGGGCTCGGATCGTGCGGGCGGATGCCGCGCCGGCGAGCGCACCCGCTGAGCCGACGCGCGCGAGCCGTCGCGAGCGCTCCGTGCTGCGTACCAAGCCCATTCGCCCGATGTCGACGCTGCGCTCGGTGCTGACGATCGTCGTCGCCATCGCGGCGCTCCTGGTCGTCGCCATCCCGGCATTGTCGATGCGCGTCGGACTCCCCGACGGCGGGTCGGAACCGGTCGAATCCGCCTCGTACCGCGCCTTCACGATCACCGAGGACGCATTCGGCGCGGGCGCGAACAGTACGATCCTCGTGACAGCCGACCTGCCGTCCGGGCTCTCCGACGAGGACGTCGTCGCGCAGCAGCTCGAGATCGCGCGATCCATCAGCGATCTCGACGACGTCGTGGCGGTCGCGCCGATCGCGGTGTCCGATGACGGGGAACTGGCCGCGTTCCAGGTCGTGCCCGCCGACGGACCGAACAGCGTGTCCACCGAGACGCTGGTGCGCTCGCTTCGCGAGCTCGAGCCTGCCGGAGTGGACGGGCCGCTGGGCGTGGCAGGTCAGGCGGCGATCAACATCGACATCTCCGAAGGGCTGACCTCGATCCTGCCGATCTACCTGACGGTGGTGGTGGGGCTGTCGCTGCTGATCATGATCGTGGTGTTCCGCTCCCTGCTGGTGCCGGTGATCGCCACCGGCGGCTTCATCCTGTCGCTGTTCGCGACGTACGGAGCGCTGGTCGCGGTCTTCCAGTGGGGCTGGTTCGCCGATCTCCTCGGCATCCACGCCACCGGGCCGATCCTGAACTTCCTGCCGATCATCCTCATCGGCATCCTGTTCGGGTTGGCGATGGACTACCAGCTGTTCCTCGCCTCCGGGATGCGCGAGGCGTACGTGCACGGGTCGGAGGCGAGGCTCGCCGTGGCCCAGGGCTTCCGCGCGGGTCGCTCGGTGGTGCTGGCCGCCGGCCTCATCATGATCGCGGTCTTCGGCGGGTTCATCTTCTCCGAGTCGACGATCATCCGCTCCCTCGGATTCGGGCTCGCATTCGGGATCCTCGTGGATGCGTTCGTCGTCCGGATGCTGCTGATGCCCGCGATCATGCACGTCCTCGGCAGAAGCGCCTGGTGGGTTCCGAAGTGGCTGGACCGGATCCTCCCCAACGTCGACGTGGAGGGCGCTGCGCTGGAGCGTCGGCACGCGCTGCATCCCTGA